A stretch of Channa argus isolate prfri chromosome 16, Channa argus male v1.0, whole genome shotgun sequence DNA encodes these proteins:
- the ythdf2 gene encoding YTH domain-containing family protein 2: MNHLDPIQRPKGQANKVQNGAVTQKDTLNDDEFEPYLNTQARQNNAYTAMSDSYMPSYYSPSIGFSYSLNEAAWSTGGDPPMPYLASYGQLSNGEPHYLPDAMFGQPGPLGSNPFLGQHGFNFFPSGIDFSAWGNSSSQGQSGTPQSSGYSSSYAYAPSSLGGAMIDGQSPFAPAANEPLNKAPGMNSLDQGMAGLKIGGAAAGGNADMAPKVVGSGLPGGGALGPVSSVGPPSMPPVSIAPTKPASWADIASKPAKPQPKLKNKGGMAGANLPPPPIKHNMDIGTWDNKGTMPKAATPQQVAPIPSNGQPPNQASPQPGATAAGNPQMPLSNGQLVPSVSQMGQHQLPPSGQPGIVPMPQPPLSQGPPPPPNHQQQQPSQPTRWVPPRNRANGFGDSSGNGSGQSPPTSSGVGVVPSVPSEPHPVLEKLRMVNNYNPKDFDWNPKQGRVFIIKSYSEDDIHRSIKYNIWCSTEHGNKRLDAAYRSLSGKGPLYLLFSVNGSGHFCGVAEMRSPVDYNTSAGVWSQDKWKGRFDVRWIFVKDVPNSQLRHIRLENNENKPVTNSRDTQEVPLDKARQVLKIIAGYKHTTSIFDDFSHYEKRQEEEECVKKVEVQGSEPYPSNPSNRSHYRLQERQGRVK; the protein is encoded by the exons ATGAATCACCTGGACCCAATCCAGAGACCGAAAGGCCAAGCTAATAAAG TGCAAAACGGAGCTGTGACCCAAAAGGATACTTTGAATGACGATGAGTTTGAGCCTTACCTGAATACTCAGGCTAGACAG aACAATGCCTATACGGCCATGTCGGACTCTTACATGCCCAGCTACTACAGCCCCTCCATAGGATTTTCCTACTCCCTAAATGAGGCAGCCTGGTCAACAGGTGGGGATCCTCCTATGCCTTACCTGGCCTCCTATGGACAGCTGAGCAATGGAGAGCCCCATTACCTCCCAGACGCTATGTTTGGCCAGCCAGGCCCTCTGGGGAGCAACCCTTTCCTGGGCCAGCACGGCTTCAACTTCTTCCCCAGTGGCATCGACTTTTCGGCATGGGGAAATAGCAGCTCTCAGGGACAGTCTGGGACACCACAGAGCTCTGGCTACAGCAGCAGCTATGCCTATGCTCCCAGCTCACTCGGAGGTGCCATGATCGATGGACAGTCCCCATTTGCACCTGCTGCCAATGAGCCACTTAACAAGGCACCTGGTATGAACAGCCTTGACCAGGGCATGGCAGGGCTTAAGATTGGTGGTGCTGCTGCAGGTGGTAATGCAGACATGGCTCCTAAGGTTGTCGGTTCTGGCTTGCCTGGTGGGGGTGCTCTTGGCCCTGTCTCATCTGTAGGACCTCCCAGCATGCCACCTGTCTCAATTGCCCCTACCAAACCTGCCTCCTGGGCCGACATTGCCAGCAAGCCAGCCAAGCCTCAACCCAAACTCAAAAACAAGGGTGGCATGGCTGGTGCCAATTTGCCTCCTCCGCCCATTAAACACAACATGGACATCGGCACTTGGGACAACAAGGGTACCATGCCTAAAGCTGCCACCCCTCAGCAGGTTGCCCCTATTCCCAGCAATGGGCAACCTCCCAATCAGGCTTCCCCACAGCCTGGAGCTACTGCTGCAGGTAACCCTCAAATGCCCCTCAGCAATGGACAGCTGGTACCGTCTGTTTCCCAGATGGGACAACATCAACTTCCTCCCAGTGGGCAACCAGGTATTGTTCCAATGCCTCAGCCTCCTCTCTCCCAGGGTCCTCCACCTCCCCCAAACCACCAACAACAGCAACCTTCTCAGCCTACTCGTTGGGTCCCTCCACGGAACCGGGCCAATGGGTTTGGGGACTCCAGTGGGAATGGTTCAGGCCAGTCACCTCCCACCTCTTCTGGTGTGGGTGTTGTTCCCAGTGTCCCCTCTGAGCCTCACCCAGTTTTGGAGAAGTTGCGTATGGTCAACAATTATAATCCTAAGGACTTTGACTGGAATCCCAAGCAGGGCAGGGTGTTTATCATCAAGAGTTACTCAGAGGATGACATCCACCGCTCCATCAAGTATAACATCTGGTGCAGCACGGAGCATGGCAACAAGAGGCTTGACGCAGCTTACCGTTCACTGAGTGGCAAAGGGCCACTTTATCTTCTGTTTAGTGTCAATGGGAGTGGTCACTTCTGTGGTGTAGCAGAGATGCGCTCACCCGTGGACTACAACACATCTGCTGGCGTGTGGTCACAGGACAAGTGGAAGGGCCGTTTTGATGTGCGCTGGATCTTTGTTAAGGACGTTCCCAACAGTCAGCTGAGGCATATTCGACTGGAGAACAACGAAAACAAGCCAGTCACCAACTCTCGGGACACACAGGAAGTACCTCTGGACAAGGCCCGGCAGGTGCTAAAGATCATCGCTGGATACAAACACACCACTTCGATCTTCGATGACTTTTCTCACTATGAGAAGCgtcaagaggaagaagagtgtGTGAAAAAG GTGGAGGTCCAAGGCAGTGAGCCATATCCCAGCAACCCAAGCAACAGGAGTCATTACAGGCTTCAG gagCGCCAAGGACGAGTCAAGTAA